AGCTCCTCGCCGTCGAGTTCGGGACACCAGTCGAGATCGAGTCCCCGTTCTCGGCGGACGTCGGCGAGGATCCCGTCGACCAGCGCGGGGACGTGCTCTCGGCCCGGGGTCTGGACGTCGATGACGATGAACCGGTCGAGCAGCGGGGTAGACAGGCCCGTGCGGCTATTGGCGGTCGCCAGGAAAGTCATGCCCGACAGGTCGACTTGAGCCTCGACGTAGGGGTCGAAGAACCGGTCCGCGTGGTCGAGCATCGCCAGGAGCGTATCCTGGAGGTTCCCGTTGTGCCGGCTCTCGCCCGCCTTCTCGACCTCGTCAAGCACGATCCCGCACGTCGCCAGCCGGTGTGCCTTGGCACGCTGCAGGGGCACGCATCCGCGGCCCGTGCCCCATTGCCGGGACGTCCCGCCGAATGACCCGTCGGCGACGCCGGCGCAGGCGTAGACGATGCTCGGCAGTCCCATGAAAGCGAGGATGTCCGTGGCGAGCCGCGTCTTACCGGCGCCCGGGCGGCCCACGAACAGGATCGGCGGCAGCGTGGCGTACGGCCGCCCGACGGCGTGGCCCAGCGCCCGGTCGACGACGCCGGCGGCGTGGGGATGCCGCGCCACCAGCGCCGCCCGGGTCTCGGACAGGTCACGCAGCGGCAGGCACCGCAGGCGCTCACCGGCAATGCCGGCGAACTCGGCCCGGGGCGTGCTGCCCGTGCTGCCGCGGCTGCCATCCTTCGCGCTACCCGGCAGGTGGCTGACGGACTGGAGCACGGTTATCCCGGGCTCGCTCGCACCCGCGGGCCGCCCTTCGTTGAGAAGGTCGGCGACGACGCGGTTGGCGCGGTCGTGGTCCTCGTCCCGGGAATCTTGCCCAGTGTCGTCGCGGACGGCGCCACGGGGCTCGTCCGCCCCTGCTGCGGCCTGGGTGTCCGCGAGGCGGAGCTCGCGCCAGAGCTCGATGTTGTCGGCGTCGCGCTCCATGTCCGGGACGACCATCTCGCGGAGCCTCGCGATGTCCGCGTCCCTCGTCGGGTCGAATATCTCGGCGATGATCCGGTGCCCGACCTCGCGCAGCACGGCGACCGTGGTGAGCATGAGGTTCAGGATGGCGTCGTCGTGCTGTCCCGACGCCGCGACGCTCACGGCGTGGTACGCCATGCACGTGCAGACGTAGTGCCCCATGAACGCGCCCACGAACCGGAGGCGTTGGGCGATCTGGCCGCAGGCCCACTGGACGTCGGTGGAGAGCTCGTCATCGAGCTCGCACCGCGCCGCGCACTCCGCCGCGGCGACGACGTGGTCGACCGTCGGGGCGTCCTGCAGGGGCTCCAGCAGCGCGACGAGCGTTGCCGGCAGGCCCTTGGTCTCCACCTGGATGGCCCAGGCGCGGACGTCCGCGTAGGCGTTGTTCCAGCAGAGACCGGCCCCCTTGTAGAGGCTGTCGAGGTCTGGCGGGTTGCCGGGGAGGGAGTAGGCAGGAGGGGTCTGCAGGCGCAGCGACAGGCGCGCCTCTGCAACCCGCTTCGGGTCCAGGGTCATCGGAGTTCCTATGTCCGGTGCGCCGGTGAGAACCGACGCTGGGAGTTGGGACTGTACGGGGCGCGGGTTAAGATTCCGTCTCGGGATCCTGTGATCCCGGGAGCCGCCGCTGTTTCCGCGCCCACTCGACGAGCTCGCTGGCGTCCTCGACCAGGGCCCTGGCCTTCTTGCCCACGACCACATCGACCCGGTCCCGGCCGTGCTTAAGCTCTGCGAGGCCCCCGCGCAGGGATGCGACAGCCAGGAGCATGTGCCCCAGGGCCCTGGGGTGCTCCGAGGCCGCGCCCCGGGCGAGCAGGACTAGGACCCACGGCGGGAGTCCCCAGCGGTGAATGCGGTCGCGATTGCACGTGCGCGCGTTCAGGCCGGTGATCTGCGCCAGCGGCTTCGACCATTCCGGCCCGAGGATCTTCGTGGCGGCGACGTTGACCGCCTCAACGAACGCGTCGGCGATGTCGCCGTGCGCGTACTGGCGGCCGTCGACGTGGGCGCGGCGCTCGACGTAGACGAGCGGCCGGCCGTCCAGCAGGCCGACCGCGGTGCCGTCGTGGAGCCCCTCGTCGAGGGGAACGAGTTCGATGAGCATGGATCCCTCAGGGAGTGGCGAGCAGGTCGACCGAAACGAAGCGGCGGCCGCCGTCGTTGGCGGCCGCCCAGATGGCGAGGCGGACTGCCCAGGGGCGGCCCGCTATGGTGATGACGGTCCGGGTCACAGCCCGAACTTCCGGAGCTTGGCGACGCAGCGGGGGCAGTCCACCGGCTCCGAACGGACATCGCCCCAGCCGACGGACCGGGGTCCGGGCTGGGCCCCGCAGAGCGCCGGGCTGGCGCCGGACCAGACGCCGCAATCCTCCTCAGGGACGGCGTGGAGGCGGCGCCCCTGGTCGCCCTGTCGGCCGGTGCGGAGCGTGCCCATCATGTCCGAACTCCGCCACGCGGTGCCGTCGGGCAGGACGTAGCGGGGGGCCGCGGCGAGGAACTCCACTCGCTCCGCGGCGAGCCGGATGGCGGCCTCGCGGCCCCTGGCCTCGTAGGCGGCGACGTCGGCGGCTCGCTGCTC
This window of the Methylobacterium tardum genome carries:
- a CDS encoding AAA family ATPase, yielding MTLDPKRVAEARLSLRLQTPPAYSLPGNPPDLDSLYKGAGLCWNNAYADVRAWAIQVETKGLPATLVALLEPLQDAPTVDHVVAAAECAARCELDDELSTDVQWACGQIAQRLRFVGAFMGHYVCTCMAYHAVSVAASGQHDDAILNLMLTTVAVLREVGHRIIAEIFDPTRDADIARLREMVVPDMERDADNIELWRELRLADTQAAAGADEPRGAVRDDTGQDSRDEDHDRANRVVADLLNEGRPAGASEPGITVLQSVSHLPGSAKDGSRGSTGSTPRAEFAGIAGERLRCLPLRDLSETRAALVARHPHAAGVVDRALGHAVGRPYATLPPILFVGRPGAGKTRLATDILAFMGLPSIVYACAGVADGSFGGTSRQWGTGRGCVPLQRAKAHRLATCGIVLDEVEKAGESRHNGNLQDTLLAMLDHADRFFDPYVEAQVDLSGMTFLATANSRTGLSTPLLDRFIVIDVQTPGREHVPALVDGILADVRRERGLDLDWCPELDGEELAAVQDAGARAASGRSADLWRRFSPPVNRWPRAIDGGRHDVLPHPTGAAQAADHDQPRARQPARGPKASERGRGRRRDPLHVPAGARAPRGRDRPRPRRQEGQGSVPGCRLQPPGPHGGGPMTDGYTYYSPRLLFDVYWHTRKRLWSVRVNGRVLYHMPQACLSCATLMVSVPAVERIRARGQREVCAWARGHRAYLPHGLGMDGTPEGEQIFFDPYRFTSFVTAGGMQVTACRWLYFDPDGSAWGLECR